The following DNA comes from Deltaproteobacteria bacterium.
TTATCCGCAATCAGCCCCTCGCTAATCAACTTTTTGAAGGTCGGCAGGTGCCCCTCGGCAATGTGCTTCTCAATCAGATGAGGCAACGCGCAATCTAAACCAATAACCGCTACTTTTTTTGGTGTCTTTACCATGAATAATTCCTCCTTTTAAAAACTGATAAAAACCGGCTAGCTCTGGTGACGGCCGGCGACCTCCTAACTTTCTCCGTCAGTTACATGCATAACTCTTTGAGCGCTCAAGGATCCTTTCTCGCAAATCAAGCCTGGGATGCAATCCAGGTTCGAGCTTAAAAACATTAAAATCATCTCCAGCCTCACCTTCAGGCCTGATCATGTGGAGTCCTTTTCCTTAGAGGCATATACATGACTCTCTCGCTCTATGCAATGAAAAACTTAGGTATTCACGCCCGGTGCAAGGTTTAATCCCTCATACGGTGGAGCGTCAGCACGCTTGAACACTTTTAAGTCAAGGATATTGAGGTTAGGCGCAAAACAGCTGGGTTCGGCCAGGCCAGACAGGCTTCGCTGAAGGCCTGTTCTGGGGGGAATGTTACTGGATTTTAATGAGTCGTAATTTCGTCCTGTCGTATGGACAAAAGAGATAATCCGGCGGATAGGTTCTTCCGCATTTAAGGCATTTTCTCATTTCACCGAAGTCGTCATCAAAAACTATCTTTTTTATTAAATGGTTTGAGATCATTTCTGTGGAATATTTCATGCTCACCGGATCGTAAAAAGCGAAAGAACCCACGCGCAGATAGCTTTTATTTACTCTTAATTCTTTTCCATTTCTTTTTTTTACTAGAATTTTGTCATCACCGAAATAGGTTAGGCTTTTTATCTCAGCATAGGGAATACTCAGTTCTTTTCCTTCAGACTTATAAAAAAAACTCTCCCCTTTTAAATCCATAAATTCATCTACCGGCTGGTACTTTCCATCTTTAGTTATAAAGTGACCTTTAACGGTTTCCTGTCCTCCAAAAGAAGGATGATTAAATCCACAAACCAGGCCAAGAACTAGCATAATGCCCAAAAACTTTTTCATCTGCTTCTCTTTCGATGCTTTTTTTCTTCTTTCCGGTCTATCTGTATTTAGGTGCACCTGTGGACGAGACCCTCTCATTTCCCGCGGTCTCCTTCTGGTTCCTAATTGGATGCCTTGCTTTTCTGGTGCCATTCTGTAAAGAGGTTTTCAAAGTAGGCTTTAGTGGCGACCATCTCACGAGTAACGGTAAATGGGCCGGTCACATCCATATAATTGAGGGCCTTGGCAGAATTGAGCGACTGCCTGATGGCCTCGGAAACCTGAATACCTTTTGTTTGGGCCAGTTCTTCAATATAGCGCTGAGCTTCCTCCTCCAGGATAAGCTCCACTCCATATTCACGCCGAAAACCCTCGACAAAGTCAACAAAGGGCGACTTTTCCAGCATCTTGAGCAGGGCGTCGCGCGGTCGTTCACACAGATCCTTGTCAATCACCAGTTTGGTGAAATTGGAACCGGGCAGCTCCGCCTGGAAGTCGGTTAATATGTTTTCCCAGACGCTGACGAGCGCCCGGGCCCCGGTGCGCTGGTTTTCTGAAATCTCGGCCACATAGTCAATGGCCTCAGGCGTGATCTCCAGGTTAATGTCAAACAGATCAAACTCCATGCGGTATTGATCCAGAATGGAATCTTCCGTATCGGTCATGATGCGAACCAGATCGCTTTTGGACAGGAGGTTGACAAAGGTACGGATGGGAGAACGGCCGACCAGTTCCGGAATAAGACCGAAGCGGATATAATCTTCCGCCGTGGCCTCGCTGTAATAATTGCGGTACTTTTCGCGATTGTCAGCCCCATTTCCGCTCAGAGAAAATCCTTGAATAACGAAACCCTCATCCTCGCTGAACCGGCCGCCTCGATGGGCCAGCCTTTTCTTGACAATGGACTCCAGATTCTCCTGGGGACGTTCAAAAGACCCGCCTAAAATGAATAAGATCTTTTCGGTGCTGATTGTGTTTTCCGAGACACTGGGTTCCAGACCTCTCTGCCGGTCCATGGCCTCCTGAATCTGGCCGGCCGGAGAAAAAGGGTTGTCAATGGATACCTGTTTGCGCTCGATAAGTTTGA
Coding sequences within:
- a CDS encoding AAA family ATPase gives rise to the protein MVKVSIPREALEQIMKQYGVDEAAASRAFLDAQDQANEVFHRTLAERFDAAGEVQPSSERFKVSVFTPRQIKEHLDKYVIGQEEYKKRVSIAAAYHFAMLKYLHENPDQTKVKRFRKKNTITAGPSGSGKTYCIEVLGDLLEVPTLIVDATDYTEAGYVGKSADDMIREVIDLAPGSTRKEQANFVNTHGALIFIDEIDKKAKENLLAGHDISREGFQRAVLKLIERKQVSIDNPFSPAGQIQEAMDRQRGLEPSVSENTISTEKILFILGGSFERPQENLESIVKKRLAHRGGRFSEDEGFVIQGFSLSGNGADNREKYRNYYSEATAEDYIRFGLIPELVGRSPIRTFVNLLSKSDLVRIMTDTEDSILDQYRMEFDLFDINLEITPEAIDYVAEISENQRTGARALVSVWENILTDFQAELPGSNFTKLVIDKDLCERPRDALLKMLEKSPFVDFVEGFRREYGVELILEEEAQRYIEELAQTKGIQVSEAIRQSLNSAKALNYMDVTGPFTVTREMVATKAYFENLFTEWHQKSKASN